A stretch of Stenotrophomonas indicatrix DNA encodes these proteins:
- a CDS encoding tryptophan halogenase family protein: MNAADTTQGPIRRVVIAGGGTAGWLAGCALAHQFRQQLDITLVESEQIGTVGVGESTVPPIRTFHRFLQIDEQEFLRAVAGTFKLSISFENWRRPGERFIHPFGTIGQGTWATPFHHFWLDSLRRGMHSELGDFCLESAASLADRFSLQTQPQVNYAYHFDAGLYARFLRGKAEANGLRRVEGKIREVRQHPHDGSVASLVLDDGQVIEGDLFIDCTGFRGLLTEQTLHTGYEDWNEWLPSDRAVAVQTDSPAPPVPYTRAIAHEAGWRWHIALQHRVGCGLVFSSRHMSDDEAQAKLLRDVDGQPLRDPWLVPFRSGRRLQAWNRNVVALGLASGFIEPLESTSIHLTISGVVRLIQLFPSDGITPSLVALYNDVSRQEMEHVRDFIILHYHANQRDEPMWKACREMALPESLQVRLRAWRERAHAWQDPGELFRVDSWTSVLMGQGIQPGPPHRLARAIGDADLRTLLHRIRQPVQETVAKMPTQAEFIERYCKAAPDAWQRGRAVA, from the coding sequence TTGAACGCTGCGGACACTACACAAGGGCCGATCCGGAGAGTGGTGATCGCCGGTGGCGGCACTGCCGGCTGGCTGGCCGGCTGCGCACTGGCGCACCAGTTCCGCCAACAGCTGGACATCACGCTGGTGGAGTCCGAGCAGATCGGTACCGTGGGTGTGGGCGAATCCACCGTGCCGCCCATCCGCACGTTCCACCGTTTCCTGCAGATCGATGAGCAGGAGTTCCTGCGTGCGGTCGCCGGCACGTTCAAGCTGTCGATCTCGTTCGAGAACTGGCGTCGCCCCGGTGAACGCTTCATCCATCCTTTCGGCACGATCGGGCAGGGCACCTGGGCCACGCCGTTCCATCACTTCTGGCTGGACAGCCTGCGCCGCGGCATGCACTCCGAGTTGGGCGACTTCTGCCTGGAAAGCGCCGCTTCCCTGGCCGACAGGTTCTCGCTGCAGACCCAACCCCAGGTCAACTACGCCTACCATTTCGACGCCGGGCTCTATGCCAGGTTCCTGCGCGGCAAGGCCGAAGCAAACGGCCTGCGGCGGGTGGAAGGCAAGATCCGCGAGGTCCGCCAGCATCCCCATGACGGCTCGGTTGCGTCGCTGGTGCTGGACGACGGGCAGGTCATCGAAGGCGATCTGTTCATCGACTGCACCGGCTTCCGCGGCCTGTTGACCGAGCAGACCCTGCATACCGGCTATGAAGACTGGAACGAATGGTTGCCCAGTGATCGCGCCGTTGCCGTGCAGACCGACTCGCCCGCGCCGCCGGTGCCCTACACCCGTGCCATCGCGCACGAGGCCGGGTGGCGCTGGCACATCGCGCTGCAGCACCGGGTCGGCTGCGGGCTGGTCTTCTCCAGCCGCCACATGTCCGATGACGAGGCGCAGGCCAAGCTGCTGCGTGATGTCGACGGACAGCCCCTGCGCGATCCGTGGCTGGTGCCGTTCCGCAGCGGGCGCCGGTTGCAGGCTTGGAACAGGAACGTGGTGGCGCTCGGGCTGGCCAGTGGATTCATCGAGCCGCTGGAATCGACCAGCATCCACCTGACCATCAGCGGCGTGGTGCGCCTGATCCAGCTGTTCCCGTCCGACGGCATCACCCCTTCGCTGGTGGCGCTCTACAACGACGTGAGCCGCCAGGAGATGGAGCACGTGCGCGATTTCATCATCCTGCATTACCACGCCAACCAGCGCGACGAGCCGATGTGGAAGGCCTGCCGCGAGATGGCGCTGCCTGAATCGCTGCAGGTCCGCCTGCGCGCGTGGCGCGAGCGGGCCCATGCCTGGCAGGACCCTGGCGAGCTGTTCCGGGTCGACTCCTGGACCAGCGTCCTGATGGGCCAGGGTATCCAGCCCGGACCGCCGCACCGGCTTGCGCGGGCCATCGGCGATGCGGACCTGCGCACCCTGTTGCATCGCATCCGGCAGCCAGTGCAGGAAACGGTGGCGAAGATGCCGACGCAGGCAGAGTTCATCGAGCGCTACTGCAAGGCGGCGCCGGACGCATGGCAAAGGGGCAGGGCCGTGGCGTAG
- a CDS encoding TonB-dependent receptor, whose amino-acid sequence MSRTLAKFTSRAMFTFVGGVLVINPAFAQEASTPAPVAGQQNPPSPTQLDTVQVTGIRNSLSQAMDIKRDSAGVVDAISAEDIGKFPDTNLAESLQRITGISIERRDGEGAQVTARGFGPQFNMVTLNGRQMPGADAFGASGQVAIGGVDGGTRAFNFAQLAAEAINGIEVYKTSQANVPSGGIGATINILTSRPFDHEGIVASAGAKAVSDRSQPFGDDLTPELSGIFSYTNPDKTVGVGVSASYQKRKGGSVQATDNYWNVQPWTGTMPGNPRVVNAPAIGALYARPNDLRYAFSEFERERINGQAVLQFAPTDAVTLTLDYTYSTNEITENRGEQGMWLQNSNYTDVEFDTSGAVATPIYIREIAGTKDFGLEQQRSMQKYKLGSLGLNAVWNVTDRFKLSFDAHNSKNESRPNDPLTGGGSIFSSIAGTNNCTAGPHCGGSWVQEMVFNNGLPVGTQVWYPSTADAIANTNGVVNPGFAPGEIGSQVLRINSQTQISEIKQGRVDGEWSFDKGRFQFGVDSSKQTTHRIQAAENYNTLGDWGVANVDGDVANGLMDLLQPVNIVGLFNDFNANSFTAWRGDAGRLAQWAADNYGANLGVSPQRAADNLVEEKTKSAYFQVELDGELGGMRTNTRLGVRYETTDVVSTSNIAIPEAIEWQSNNDFRVVLSDEQQPFTEKNSYSYILPNLDFSIDLREDLKGRVSFGKSIARAPIGNLYAGPTAQQPFGSVLIDPSSRASGTAQNPQLKPLESDNLDLALEWYFADASYVSLTYWNKSVDNFVGNTIVQENLYGLRDPTAGPDAQAALAFLTSGACVTQVGAANAAACSANDTSLFTALALLRNNPAGLGAYNGTDAQVLATEAAYDLYGTAGDPLYQFNVNRPINQNKAKLHGWELGGQYFFGDTGFGVLANYTLVNGDVGFNNAGDPGIDQFSLTGLSDTANAMLMYEKYGWSVRLAWNWRDQYLILANQGASRNPYYVEAYEQWDLSVNYTLDDHWSFGLEAINLTGEDVRWRSRTSQMIVKLADQSPRYMLGVRYRF is encoded by the coding sequence ATGAGCCGGACGCTGGCGAAGTTCACTTCCAGGGCCATGTTCACCTTTGTCGGTGGCGTCCTGGTCATCAATCCCGCATTCGCACAAGAGGCGTCAACACCGGCACCCGTCGCCGGGCAGCAGAACCCGCCCAGCCCGACGCAGCTGGACACCGTGCAGGTCACCGGCATCCGCAACAGCCTCAGCCAGGCCATGGACATCAAGCGTGATTCGGCCGGCGTGGTGGATGCGATCAGTGCGGAGGACATCGGCAAGTTCCCCGATACCAACCTGGCCGAATCCCTGCAGCGCATCACCGGCATCTCGATCGAGCGCCGTGATGGTGAGGGCGCACAGGTAACGGCGCGTGGTTTCGGCCCTCAGTTCAACATGGTGACGCTCAACGGGCGGCAGATGCCCGGCGCCGATGCGTTCGGTGCGTCGGGGCAGGTCGCCATCGGTGGTGTCGACGGCGGCACCCGTGCCTTCAACTTCGCCCAGTTGGCCGCTGAAGCCATCAATGGCATCGAGGTCTACAAGACCAGCCAGGCCAATGTGCCCAGCGGTGGCATCGGTGCCACCATCAACATCCTGACCTCGCGGCCGTTCGACCACGAGGGCATCGTCGCCAGTGCCGGGGCGAAGGCCGTCTCCGACCGCAGCCAGCCGTTCGGCGACGACCTGACGCCGGAACTGTCCGGCATCTTCAGTTACACCAATCCCGACAAGACCGTCGGCGTGGGCGTGAGCGCCAGCTACCAGAAACGCAAGGGCGGTTCGGTGCAGGCCACCGACAACTACTGGAACGTGCAGCCGTGGACCGGCACGATGCCGGGCAACCCGAGGGTGGTCAATGCGCCGGCGATCGGTGCGCTGTATGCGCGGCCGAACGACCTGCGCTATGCCTTCTCCGAATTCGAGCGTGAGCGCATCAACGGCCAGGCCGTGCTGCAGTTCGCGCCGACCGATGCGGTGACCTTGACCCTGGATTACACCTATTCGACCAACGAGATCACTGAAAATCGTGGCGAGCAGGGCATGTGGCTGCAGAACAGCAACTACACCGACGTCGAATTCGATACCAGTGGTGCGGTTGCCACGCCGATCTACATCCGTGAAATCGCCGGCACCAAGGACTTCGGCCTTGAGCAGCAGCGCAGCATGCAGAAGTACAAGCTGGGTTCGCTCGGCCTGAACGCGGTCTGGAATGTGACCGACCGCTTCAAGCTCAGCTTCGATGCGCACAACTCGAAGAACGAAAGCCGCCCGAACGATCCGCTCACTGGTGGCGGCTCCATCTTCAGCAGCATCGCCGGCACCAACAACTGCACCGCCGGACCGCATTGCGGTGGGTCATGGGTGCAGGAAATGGTCTTCAACAACGGCCTGCCGGTGGGCACCCAGGTCTGGTACCCGAGCACGGCCGACGCCATCGCCAATACCAATGGCGTGGTCAATCCGGGCTTCGCGCCGGGCGAGATCGGTTCGCAGGTATTGCGAATCAACTCGCAGACCCAGATCAGCGAGATCAAGCAGGGGCGTGTCGACGGTGAGTGGAGCTTCGACAAGGGGCGCTTCCAGTTTGGCGTGGACTCGAGCAAGCAGACCACCCACCGCATCCAGGCAGCGGAGAATTACAACACCCTGGGCGATTGGGGCGTGGCCAACGTTGACGGGGATGTTGCCAACGGGCTGATGGACCTGCTGCAGCCGGTCAACATCGTCGGGCTGTTCAACGACTTCAATGCCAACAGCTTCACGGCCTGGCGCGGCGACGCAGGTCGCCTCGCGCAGTGGGCGGCGGACAACTATGGCGCCAATCTCGGCGTGAGCCCGCAGCGCGCCGCCGATAACCTGGTGGAAGAGAAGACGAAGTCAGCCTACTTCCAGGTGGAGCTGGATGGTGAGCTGGGCGGCATGCGAACCAATACCCGCCTGGGTGTGCGCTATGAAACCACCGACGTTGTCTCCACCTCGAACATCGCCATCCCGGAAGCCATCGAGTGGCAATCCAACAATGACTTTCGCGTGGTGTTGTCCGACGAACAACAGCCGTTCACCGAGAAGAACAGCTACAGCTACATCCTGCCCAATCTGGACTTCAGCATCGATCTTCGTGAGGATCTGAAGGGGCGTGTCTCATTCGGCAAGAGCATCGCACGCGCGCCGATCGGCAACCTGTATGCCGGCCCGACCGCCCAGCAACCGTTCGGCTCGGTCCTCATCGACCCGTCCTCGCGGGCCAGCGGTACCGCACAGAACCCGCAGCTGAAACCGCTGGAATCGGACAACCTGGATCTGGCGCTGGAGTGGTACTTCGCCGATGCGAGCTACGTCTCGCTGACCTACTGGAACAAATCGGTCGACAATTTCGTCGGCAACACCATTGTCCAGGAGAATCTGTACGGCCTGCGCGATCCTACCGCCGGTCCGGATGCGCAGGCGGCGCTGGCGTTCCTCACCAGCGGTGCCTGCGTCACACAGGTCGGCGCTGCCAATGCAGCGGCGTGCTCGGCCAATGACACCTCGCTGTTCACCGCCCTGGCCCTGCTGCGCAACAATCCCGCCGGGTTGGGCGCCTACAACGGTACCGACGCCCAGGTGCTGGCCACTGAAGCAGCCTACGACCTGTACGGTACGGCCGGTGATCCGCTGTACCAGTTCAACGTCAATCGTCCCATCAACCAGAACAAGGCCAAGCTCCACGGCTGGGAACTGGGTGGGCAATACTTCTTCGGCGATACCGGCTTCGGCGTCCTGGCCAACTACACCCTGGTCAATGGCGATGTGGGCTTCAACAACGCAGGCGACCCGGGCATCGACCAGTTCTCGCTCACGGGACTGAGCGACACGGCCAATGCGATGCTGATGTACGAGAAGTACGGTTGGTCGGTACGACTGGCGTGGAACTGGCGTGACCAGTACCTGATCCTGGCCAACCAGGGAGCCAGCCGCAATCCGTACTATGTGGAGGCGTATGAGCAGTGGGATCTCAGCGTGAACTACACCCTGGATGACCACTGGTCGTTTGGCCTGGAGGCGATCAACCTGACCGGTGAGGATGTGCGCTGGCGTTCGCGTACCTCGCAGATGATCGTGAAGCTGGCCGACCAGAGCCCGCGTTACATGCTGGGCGTGCGTTACAGGTTCTGA
- a CDS encoding cupin-like domain-containing protein: MRTLEGLDSTALPLQALVAAGEPVVLRGIARDWALVQAGSRSLQEAMAYLRGFEAGVPVPYSFGGPEIEGRPFYNADFTRLNFEVRRGLLTEVLDAIADHLDSPSPPTYYVASLLIARALPGFAQHNDAGLAGQGIDASASIWVGNRVTASCHYDIPDNLACCAVGRRRFTLFPPEQIDNLYPGPVEPTPGGQVVSVVDVDQPDFDRHPRFRDALASAQTATLEPGDAIFIPGLWWHHVRSLEPFNVLVNYWWRSAPGYLGSPLPALQHAMWALRDLPAREKQAWAKIFQYYVFGPGEQAGQHLPEAARGELAPFDETQARRMRAQLLGRLNR, encoded by the coding sequence ATGCGCACACTGGAAGGCCTGGATTCCACGGCGCTGCCGCTGCAGGCGCTGGTGGCAGCCGGCGAGCCAGTGGTGCTGCGCGGCATCGCGCGCGACTGGGCATTGGTGCAGGCCGGGTCGCGTTCCCTGCAGGAGGCCATGGCCTACCTGCGCGGGTTCGAAGCAGGCGTGCCTGTTCCCTATTCCTTCGGCGGCCCCGAGATCGAAGGGCGTCCGTTCTACAACGCGGACTTCACCCGCTTGAACTTCGAGGTCCGGCGTGGCCTGCTGACAGAGGTGCTGGACGCAATCGCCGACCACCTCGATTCGCCGAGCCCGCCCACCTATTACGTCGCTTCGCTGCTGATCGCGCGTGCGCTGCCCGGGTTCGCCCAGCACAACGACGCCGGACTGGCGGGGCAGGGCATCGATGCTTCGGCCAGCATCTGGGTCGGCAACCGGGTGACGGCTTCCTGCCATTACGACATTCCGGACAACCTGGCGTGCTGCGCGGTGGGCCGGCGCCGCTTCACCCTGTTTCCGCCGGAGCAGATCGACAACCTCTACCCGGGGCCGGTGGAGCCCACCCCGGGTGGGCAGGTGGTCAGCGTGGTGGATGTCGACCAGCCGGATTTCGACCGCCATCCGCGCTTCCGTGATGCCCTGGCAAGCGCGCAGACCGCCACGCTTGAACCCGGGGATGCCATCTTCATCCCGGGCCTGTGGTGGCACCACGTGCGCAGCCTGGAACCGTTCAACGTGCTGGTGAACTACTGGTGGCGCAGTGCGCCTGGCTATCTCGGCTCACCCCTGCCGGCGCTGCAGCATGCGATGTGGGCCCTGCGCGATCTACCGGCGCGCGAGAAGCAGGCGTGGGCAAAGATCTTCCAGTACTACGTGTTTGGTCCCGGCGAGCAGGCAGGGCAACACCTGCCCGAAGCAGCCCGGGGTGAGCTGGCACCGTTCGACGAGACGCAGGCGCGGCGCATGCGCGCCCAGCTGCTGGGTCGACTCAACCGCTGA
- a CDS encoding Rap1a/Tai family immunity protein → MTSTGTRRDPVSRRARCLPGALVVCFCMLAGSALAQTAPVTRTWFVSGAELAKLLQGRGEDGFCSGDQCRNLASARAGAYIQGVADTGRGQWCGQGHILPHELVDRVSSHIRQLPAERLHQDAASLVIESLETALPCQQAASTSDRAHAARSGR, encoded by the coding sequence ATGACAAGCACAGGCACCCGCAGGGATCCAGTCAGCAGGAGAGCACGCTGCTTGCCCGGCGCCCTTGTAGTCTGCTTCTGCATGCTGGCCGGATCTGCGCTGGCGCAGACAGCGCCTGTCACGCGCACCTGGTTCGTGAGCGGAGCAGAGTTGGCCAAGCTCCTGCAGGGCAGGGGTGAAGACGGATTCTGCAGCGGCGATCAGTGCCGGAACCTGGCGAGCGCCCGCGCGGGCGCCTACATCCAGGGCGTTGCGGATACAGGCCGAGGGCAGTGGTGTGGCCAGGGACATATTCTCCCCCATGAACTGGTCGACCGTGTGTCTTCGCACATCCGGCAGCTACCCGCCGAACGACTGCATCAGGATGCCGCATCTCTGGTCATTGAATCGCTGGAGACTGCGCTTCCCTGCCAGCAGGCGGCGTCCACCAGCGACCGCGCCCACGCCGCGCGGAGTGGGCGATGA
- the arsN2 gene encoding arsenic resistance N-acetyltransferase ArsN2, which translates to MPHLWSLNRWRLRFPASRRRPPATAPTPRGVGDEPLSPLQVAWPDQSESCRMRVMETALSADVLALLEASGLPTEDLRAGRPIAFLAASLNGELLGCVGYESSRDVVLLRSLAIQPMSQGRGLGRQLVVELEQHAKAAGGRTVFLLTTTAAPFFEQLGYERVARDAAPGFIAASTQFSELCPGSAQLMMRRL; encoded by the coding sequence ATGCCGCATCTCTGGTCATTGAATCGCTGGAGACTGCGCTTCCCTGCCAGCAGGCGGCGTCCACCAGCGACCGCGCCCACGCCGCGCGGAGTGGGCGATGAGCCCCTGTCGCCGCTGCAGGTCGCCTGGCCGGACCAAAGCGAGAGCTGCCGCATGCGAGTGATGGAGACAGCGTTGTCTGCCGACGTGCTGGCCCTGCTGGAGGCCAGCGGCCTGCCTACGGAGGATCTGCGTGCAGGCAGGCCGATCGCCTTTCTGGCAGCGTCGTTGAATGGAGAGCTGCTCGGTTGCGTGGGCTATGAGTCGAGCCGCGACGTCGTGCTCCTGCGCTCGTTGGCGATCCAGCCGATGTCGCAGGGCAGGGGCCTGGGGCGGCAACTGGTGGTGGAACTGGAGCAGCATGCCAAGGCGGCGGGTGGCAGGACCGTGTTCCTTCTCACGACCACGGCAGCACCGTTCTTCGAGCAGCTTGGCTATGAGCGTGTCGCGCGTGATGCAGCACCGGGATTCATCGCTGCGTCGACGCAGTTCAGTGAACTGTGCCCAGGCTCCGCCCAGCTGATGATGCGTCGGCTGTAG
- the xylB gene encoding xylulokinase has protein sequence MELVAGVDAGTQSLKVVVYDPEGRCLVASASAPLQLTSAADGSREQRPADWVTALHACFAAIDPAVRSRIAALAVSGQQHGFVPVDAAGEVLAPAKLWCDTSTSAECVQIMDAAGGTARTIELAGNPVLAGYTASKLPWTKTHRPDAYARLATILLPHDYLNFVLTGERFCEYGDASGTGWLDVRTRTWSPELLHATDPQRDLADCLPRIAATEEMFGITPAAAEALGLPASVKVAVGGGDNMMAAVGTGCVVPGRLVMSLGTSGTLFAFSDTPVVDPGGAWAAFCSSTGGWLPLICTMNCTVVTGQVADAFGFSSREGDRHLQATPPGADGLVMLPFLNGERTPDLPQGKGLLAGLDTTNMTPAHIYRAAMEGATYALKYGYDAFVGAGMQFERIVLTGGGSNSAQWRQLVADVFGLPVDVPAQSEGAAFGAALQALWALGHGRGDAASIADVADRHVALDPLRSARPDPARAEAYATAYARFLRHLDAITPLYRG, from the coding sequence ATGGAATTGGTTGCGGGAGTCGACGCTGGTACGCAAAGCCTGAAGGTGGTCGTCTACGACCCTGAAGGGCGCTGTCTCGTGGCCAGCGCCAGCGCGCCATTGCAGCTGACCAGCGCTGCAGACGGCAGCCGGGAACAGCGGCCGGCCGATTGGGTGACGGCACTGCACGCCTGCTTTGCTGCGATCGATCCGGCGGTGCGCTCCCGGATTGCCGCGCTGGCAGTCTCAGGACAGCAGCATGGGTTCGTGCCGGTCGATGCGGCCGGGGAGGTGCTGGCACCGGCCAAGCTGTGGTGCGACACCAGCACCTCGGCCGAATGCGTGCAGATCATGGACGCCGCAGGCGGCACGGCGCGCACCATCGAGTTGGCCGGCAACCCGGTGCTTGCCGGTTACACCGCCTCCAAGCTGCCGTGGACGAAAACGCACCGGCCCGACGCCTACGCGCGGCTTGCCACCATCCTGCTGCCGCACGACTATCTCAATTTCGTGTTGACCGGCGAGCGCTTCTGCGAATACGGCGATGCGTCGGGCACCGGCTGGCTGGATGTGCGCACCCGAACCTGGTCGCCCGAGCTGCTGCACGCGACCGATCCGCAGCGCGATCTCGCCGACTGCCTGCCACGCATCGCCGCAACCGAAGAGATGTTCGGCATCACCCCCGCCGCGGCGGAGGCGTTGGGCCTTCCCGCATCGGTGAAGGTGGCCGTCGGCGGTGGCGACAACATGATGGCGGCCGTGGGTACCGGCTGCGTCGTACCCGGTCGCCTGGTGATGAGCCTGGGTACGTCCGGCACCCTGTTTGCCTTCTCGGACACGCCCGTGGTCGACCCGGGCGGGGCTTGGGCCGCGTTCTGCTCGTCGACCGGCGGCTGGCTGCCGCTGATCTGCACGATGAACTGCACCGTAGTGACCGGACAGGTCGCCGACGCCTTCGGCTTCAGCAGCCGCGAGGGCGACCGGCACCTGCAGGCCACGCCGCCCGGTGCCGACGGCCTGGTGATGCTGCCGTTCCTCAACGGCGAACGCACGCCGGACCTGCCGCAGGGCAAGGGGTTGCTGGCGGGCCTGGACACGACCAACATGACGCCGGCGCACATCTACCGCGCGGCCATGGAAGGGGCCACCTACGCCCTGAAGTATGGCTACGACGCATTCGTCGGCGCGGGCATGCAGTTCGAACGCATCGTGCTGACCGGCGGCGGCAGCAACAGCGCGCAGTGGCGGCAACTGGTGGCCGATGTGTTCGGCCTGCCGGTGGACGTGCCGGCCCAGTCCGAAGGCGCGGCATTCGGTGCGGCATTGCAGGCCCTGTGGGCGTTGGGCCACGGCCGCGGCGATGCCGCCTCCATCGCCGACGTCGCCGACCGCCACGTTGCGCTTGACCCGCTGCGTTCGGCACGCCCGGACCCCGCACGCGCCGAAGCCTACGCCACGGCCTACGCCCGTTTCCTCCGACATCTCGACGCCATCACGCCGCTGTACCGCGGCTGA
- a CDS encoding LacI family DNA-binding transcriptional regulator translates to MTVSRVINGHAGVREGNRERVLRSVLALDYRPNPAASALAAAQHTCIALIYTNPSSSYLRELLVGALRGSTRSAAQLVIAAWDELGTPARREAARQLATTVAGVILPPPLCESKDIVEVFVNAGIPVVSIASSRFSDRISCVRIDDRQASHDMVSHLIAHGHTRIGYIKGDPNQTASAHRWQGYRDALANAGIGYDDALVQPGCFTYRSGLEAAERLLSQGPPPSAIFASNDDMASAVVSVAHRRGLQVPGDLSVVGFDDTSAATMVWPELTTIHQPVAEMADNAIDILLREMRRPASSRRATVNHVLAHQLITRASVSAPQLSSASRASRIATRQAPDIDGQGG, encoded by the coding sequence ATGACGGTGTCACGCGTCATCAACGGCCATGCCGGGGTACGCGAAGGCAACCGCGAACGCGTCCTGCGCAGCGTACTGGCGCTGGACTACCGGCCCAACCCTGCTGCCTCCGCCCTGGCTGCGGCGCAGCACACCTGCATCGCCCTGATCTACACCAACCCCAGCTCCAGCTACCTGCGCGAACTGCTGGTCGGCGCGCTGCGTGGTTCCACCCGGTCGGCGGCGCAGCTGGTCATCGCTGCCTGGGATGAGCTGGGCACCCCGGCGCGTCGCGAGGCGGCGCGGCAACTCGCCACCACCGTGGCAGGCGTGATTCTTCCGCCGCCGCTGTGTGAATCGAAGGACATCGTCGAGGTATTCGTCAACGCGGGCATTCCCGTCGTCTCCATCGCCTCCAGCCGCTTCAGCGACAGGATCTCCTGCGTGCGCATCGACGACCGCCAGGCCAGCCATGACATGGTGTCGCACCTCATCGCCCACGGTCATACCCGCATCGGCTATATCAAGGGCGACCCGAACCAGACCGCCAGCGCGCACCGCTGGCAGGGCTACCGGGATGCACTGGCCAATGCCGGCATCGGCTACGACGACGCGCTCGTGCAACCCGGCTGCTTCACCTACCGTTCCGGCCTGGAGGCAGCCGAGCGGCTGCTGTCCCAGGGCCCGCCACCCAGTGCGATCTTCGCCAGCAACGATGACATGGCATCGGCGGTTGTTTCAGTAGCCCACCGCCGCGGCCTGCAGGTGCCGGGGGATCTTTCGGTGGTGGGCTTCGACGACACCTCCGCCGCGACAATGGTGTGGCCGGAACTGACCACCATCCATCAGCCGGTCGCAGAGATGGCGGACAACGCGATAGACATCCTGCTGCGGGAAATGCGCCGCCCCGCGTCTTCAAGGCGCGCCACCGTCAACCACGTGCTTGCGCACCAGTTGATCACGCGCGCCTCGGTATCGGCACCGCAGCTGTCCTCTGCAAGCCGGGCATCCCGGATCGCAACGCGGCAAGCCCCGGACATCGATGGACAAGGGGGCTGA
- a CDS encoding SapC family protein, producing MSRYEMLNNIAHRDLRVATGFGAEFGDAVGMVPAYPSEFAELQREYPIFLRKDPATGGWQAVALLGFEQHENLFLQDGRWNASYLPGAAAKGPFLIGFQEGHIDGALTREAVLHVDLDHPRVTAMHGEPVFLPQGGNSPYLDHIAGVLRGIHDGHAFAADMFATLDAKGLIQPITLDVRIDAEHRVGVNGLHAVDRDRLALLEGAALAELNRAGYLEGAYLMLASLHNMRRLIAEKQRRLRAANTAVAGGRN from the coding sequence ATGTCGCGTTACGAAATGCTCAACAACATTGCCCATCGGGACCTGCGTGTGGCCACCGGCTTCGGCGCCGAGTTCGGCGACGCGGTGGGCATGGTGCCGGCCTATCCGAGCGAGTTCGCCGAACTGCAGCGTGAATATCCCATCTTCCTGCGCAAGGACCCCGCCACGGGCGGCTGGCAGGCGGTGGCCCTGCTGGGGTTCGAACAGCACGAGAACCTGTTCCTGCAGGACGGTCGCTGGAACGCCTCCTACCTGCCCGGCGCCGCGGCGAAAGGGCCATTCCTGATCGGTTTCCAGGAAGGGCACATCGATGGTGCGCTTACCCGGGAAGCGGTGTTGCACGTGGATCTGGATCATCCGCGCGTGACCGCAATGCACGGCGAGCCGGTGTTCCTGCCACAGGGCGGTAACTCGCCCTATCTGGACCATATCGCCGGGGTGCTGCGCGGCATCCACGACGGCCATGCCTTTGCCGCGGACATGTTCGCCACGCTCGACGCGAAAGGGTTGATCCAACCGATCACGCTGGATGTGCGGATCGACGCTGAGCATCGGGTCGGCGTCAACGGCCTGCACGCGGTCGACCGTGACCGCCTCGCGCTGCTGGAGGGTGCGGCGCTGGCCGAACTCAACCGCGCCGGCTACCTGGAGGGCGCCTATCTGATGCTGGCATCGCTGCACAACATGCGCCGCCTGATCGCCGAGAAGCAGCGACGCCTGCGCGCAGCGAATACCGCCGTCGCGGGCGGCAGGAACTGA
- a CDS encoding RcnB family protein — translation MKTGRLLGIALGAAVTLVAVPAWADPPHHARGNGPPPHAGGPHNRDAPPPGWQKKAWRRGDRLPWAEVDRRYWVDDYAHYRLRDPGRGQRWVRQSDTEYLLVEIATGVIIDALRR, via the coding sequence ATGAAAACCGGACGTTTGCTTGGCATTGCCCTGGGTGCGGCAGTCACCCTGGTGGCCGTCCCCGCCTGGGCCGATCCGCCGCACCATGCACGTGGCAACGGACCGCCGCCCCACGCAGGCGGCCCCCACAACCGCGACGCACCGCCGCCGGGCTGGCAGAAAAAGGCATGGCGCCGCGGTGACCGCTTGCCCTGGGCCGAAGTTGACCGCCGCTACTGGGTGGACGACTACGCGCATTACCGTCTGCGCGATCCCGGCCGCGGTCAGCGGTGGGTGCGGCAGTCGGATACGGAATACCTGCTGGTGGAGATCGCCACCGGCGTGATCATCGACGCCTTGCGTCGCTAG